taattattttgtatgaATTTTGACGtgtatatattgaaaataaaaatagatatagTTTTGTTGGAATAGTATAAAATGAAGTCTtccatcaaaaataaaattcataaacctaatctttaaaattttgaattaagtgTGATGTCAGGTTTACGTGTATGATTGTTCATGATTTATGTGTAATCATTTTTAAGAATGCTTAtacttaattaaacaaattttagtcattttgagaatcataattttcagaattcatgaatttcaaaaattgattctcaaatatgaaaaatgtttttgctCTACTAAatcctcttaaaataaaaaaatattaaggtaTGAATATTTGTATTCGTGTTTATGAATCTTTAGTCACcttgcaagtttttttttaatgaaattacacctttgaatttttgtttaaaagtaTCAACAACATGTGTACTCACCTTATATTATTTCAACTTAACTAAagattttaaattctaatttttagatatataattgttttaaatatttgaagagATAATTTTGTCGCACATTGTGATTTTATCTaactcaaaaaatattatttttggtagagaatttttgtgatttaagtgtgtgtttgattttacattaaataattgattctcaattcaaaattgattttaaatcaatttttacgTGTTTAATTTTACgttgaataaaatttttaaattgattttagatccagaattaattctaatttaaaaagtaaCTTTGAGTAACTTTTATTTAGATTGAAAAATTtgtattaagatttttttttaacttgattttataataaaaatatttaaatataaatcatatcactttaaaataaattttaaccaaaattaattttataaaatcaattttatcatcCTTCATCTAAATGCATAATAAATCCAACAAAATTCTAGTACAAACGTGGTAAATAATAGTGATAATTACTAGAAGCCAATAATAGAACGTGGctatttgaaaaagaaaggaacCGTAAAGAGAAAGGCAAAAAAGCTTGGAAGTGAAGCGACGTTGAACCttttaaggaaagaaaatgacaacctttccttttttaactttgaaattGAAACTGTTAAACACATTTGAGTCTCGATTCGATTAATGTGAACTTTATTGGCAATACTTTTAACTcacatgaaaaattattttattaactaaaaatattattgtttaactaaaataaacttatttagaaaatttgtttattttaataagattaatttaatcatcacatcttaaataatttgtttttttgaaataattccttaattaaaaaaatatataactagtttaatatatatatatatatatatatatatatatatatatatatatatataattgagccTTGctcttgtatttatttataattgaattcTTTGAGTTGGTTTATAACGGTTTCAAAACGTTAAAAAGTGATCATCTGTTTTCTAAACCTTTGCACATTTTGGGAATCCATCATTGTGTATGGAATTGCATTTCGATCTCAATCAAATTATAGTTTACAAGCAAATGCATATGTACATGGACACCATTGCATCCTCTCCACAATTAAATACCGTGTACCAGGATTGTCTAATGTAAATTGTTACCTTcaattttaatgttaataacatttttttattcaatagtgAAAGATGAACATATATAGTCATGTTTCATGCGCAATATGTTGGTGCAGATATCTTAGTGCATATTTTTGGCCATTATAGTTGTAATATCAGTCTTTAATTATTCCCATTATCCAGGGTCCTGGTGGTGTTACTGTGAAGAAGACCGGCGCGGCCTTGATCATTGGCATTTATGACGAACCAATGGCTCCAGGTCAATGCAACATGGTAGTGGAAAGGCTTGGTGATTATCTCATTGAACAGGGTCTCTAATCCTCTAATTATGTCTTGTTATCGTGCATATTTCATTGCCTTCTTTACAAGTTTTTTCATGGATCTCGACTGGAATGCTTTGATTGCGGTGTAATAATGTTGTTGGGTGGATATCAAAAGTCACGGCATGTGCGTGTTGCGAAGAAAAAGTGTTTTTGGTGCTTGAGAAATTATGACTATAATTCTCTATCGTTGTACTTTTTTTGTGGGGTACCTGTATACATTAcagtgattttaaatttttaatgttatgGTATAATGGTTCTCACATTTATCAGAAGTCTTCAGATTCATATCTATCTGGCAGATGATACTCTTCATATTTATATCTCCTAACTCCTAACTCCTTTTACTTCTTCTCTGAatgcaaataattttattttagttaactATGTTACGAACTATTAAGTAACTACATTGTTCTACGTGGCAGATCATGTATGTCAggttattagtaatattttccTGTATCATGTCCGAATCCCTGTTATCATTGGTTCTAGAAGATAGCTGGTATCATGAAAACTTATTCAAGTGAACTTGTTCCATACCTCTGGTAAGTGCAATATTGAGAATTGTGACCTGTTTTGTGCTATAGGTTTTTGTACAGGAAGGAAGAAAGTGTTGTTGATCCCCACGTGGCTTGTTCCTAAATACGACTTTGTGCATTGGCAATTCTTATTGAAGTTGTTCAGGAATTTGGCTTGGTCTTTAACCGAAAAAACAAAGCATAGTAACCATTTTAAAAATCTAAGCCATAGTAATGTTTCCTTTTAAAATCTAGTTTTGTTGTTAAGACTGTTGACACAAACGATTCAATTTCTTGTTTAAATATGTGTTTGTGAGTTAGATTTTGAAGGAAAAGGAACGAAAgggagattaatttttttaataaatatttgttaaaatcaatagttttctttaaataaaagtaataaatagcGAAAACTTAATCTTATATTTGGTTTGCTTTTATAAGTATTACAtatttctttgaatttttttttaaattgtcttCTCATTAGAATTGTTTTTATACACACTAATTGTCTTCTTTCATTTAAATGAGTTTGTATTCAACGAGTGTGTATAAGTATAAAGTAAAAACCTGCTGACCAAGGCAAAATAAATCGGTTCGTATAACTATTAATGTTATGAAAATCAAAATACTTGATTTGTGGGTTGGCTTGTATTAGCCAGCCTAATCTAActttaaattagttaaatattttttaaaatgtttttatttactaatttttacTGATTAAGATTGTAGACCAAATTCATGGAACCTTTAAATACACTTTTTTCTGATATGAAAGTTTATCTGAGTTGGGTTGCGAGCACTTATCAGAATCAAGGTGTATTTTAAGGCTTAAAGAACATTTATAGAAAATACTTAAAGATTAtctattaacatatttttaaatcgAGGGTGGAAATCAAGTGTAGAATATGAGTATGTTCTTTGGACcaaacctttgttggtttcTTGAAATAGACTTTAACTTTACCTTGGTGGGCTGCAACTAATACATCCAGCTCTATTTTCTGAACTTGACACTTAAGcgcatgaatttttattttttttgacagatGTGTTTGGTATTATCTTGAATAGATGCAATTTAGATGATACAAGTatcacaattttatcaaaattgaacaaataataattaaatatatattaatattatatagaatatttagtaataaaataaagtaaaaatttaaattaacataaaaaaaaatcatattacgtgtcttagaaaagaaaagattaaaacaattagttaaataataacaatctatatctatatatcataaataagcctttatttatttattttaaaaaatgttttagaattaaaaaatttaaaataataaataaaaaacagctcaaataagttttttttaaaaaaaactggcTCACGACTGGTTTTTAACTCTGGATTTTTTAAATGTAGTATTAGTAACTTAATTGGTTGCATCTTCTAAGGTCGTCCCAGTGGTAAAATGGTAAAAGGTTGACATAAATGTATGAGAATTTATGTTTAGACTTTCATTGTTGTCATtgcacataataaaaaaataatttaataaactagaTTAGTAACTTATTTTGTGTGCAATTGTTGCCTCTTCAATAATCAAATACTACAAGAATTTATTTTGCTACAAATTTTacatacaaaataattaattacagtAAAGTTGACAGTAGAAGATgtatcaataaatataataaattaatggtGGATTTGTTTCGGCCACATATCCATATCAACATACTGAATTacaattcaaaagatttagatagttaaaatcaattctaattGAAAGTCTCCAAACACTATTCCAATGAAAAGCAATTTtctaaacgaaaaaaaaaatcaagttactCTAAACTCAAATTTACTTTCATGTGTTTGGATACACATTTCAACCGAGGAAATCCTGTCAATTCTCTTAAAAAGACGTGGAAGCTTCAACTATTTGCTTCCTAGATGAAATGAAAAATCATGTCATCACCGCCGCGTTCCAAACATGCCAGTAACACGTTGGATTCGCAATCAATTCTACAAAGACACATCCACAGACACGCACTTATCCCCTGTCCTGATTTACTTGCTTGGTGATATTAGTATCACTCTATTAAGAATTATCTAAGTGGCACTAAGACTCGAGATAATCTCAAGAACGAAGCAGTTTTATATTACAAAGTTACAATAAGGTGCCAACACATGCAtagctaaaataaattatcgATGACAAGTCCAATTATCTTTGCATGCTGTTTTGTGTTATCACTTGGCACACAAAACTAGTACCAAAGTTTTGGCGTATCACACAGCTCTAATGCAGTGAAAAAAACAATTCTTATATAACAGCAACGGAGTTTAGACTTTTCTGATGCATAGCATAGAGCATATGAAAGCTCTCCACTAAACCATTACCTTCCCAATGCATTTCAAACGCAGCATACATGCTCAACAAAGCAAAATCAAGCAGCACTTTCAACAATCAATCTTGTCAGTGTCGTTGAATATGCATTAGAGCAAAGAGACAAGTTACaagaagaaaagtaaaaattgaCGAAGAATTTCCATTCTGTGAAGAGGATGAAGTGGAAGAAATTGCTGTTGTATTGCTTGTCACTGTTTTATTACTTCTGCAAAagcaaaatggaagaaaaaccCAAATGTTATATCAGGtcctaaaaattgaatttatataatttaaggtCATCCAAAATAAAAGGAACAAACTAAATATCATGCCCTATATTATTGAACTTACCCAACTCTCGTGTAGATGCAGTTGTCATAGCCTGCAGAAATGACAATTAGTTTATCAGTGACACATAAAGCAGTGACAGGAAAAAGAAATAGACAATTAAATAAAGCAACTTTCAGAAACATTGATAATGCAACAAACAACTATGACAGCAGCCTGTTTCACAGATATCAAACAACTTCCATACAAAACACACCACTCCTCTACAAATTAATACTTTCTTCAACTAAAATAATTGCATTATGACTAGCTTTCTTCAAATCATATGTAGCATATGTATGTATACAATAGTTTCAGAGAAATACAGCACATGGCAAAAACAATGAAACTAAATGCAGTATTTATGATGAGTTGTGATGAACATACTTGGATCCTTATCAACTGTTACACCTGTTCCTCCAAAACTGCACGCAACATCAGAAGCCCCATTTTGCTGGTAATAGCTATTAAACGCAAAagatgcatgtgaagcaaggtTATCTGGCTCAAAACAAGGCTGGCTAGGCTGGATAGCTGTACAGTCCACATTGCCAGGACCACAGGCCCAATCTATGGCATTCTGCAAGTCAATTTGTGAGGCCTTACTTGAAGCAATGCACCATGTGGTTCCATTTGACCTGGTTATATTTGCCTCAGTGGTCATATCAACCGCACCGCGTCCAGTGAAATCTAGGCTATACACACTTGTCTGGTCAGGATAAAATAATCCCCAGTTCCTCTCAGATTCCATTCCAGGCTTCCTATTTTCATTGAACAATGAGAAAATATAAACATCTAGCTCCTCTCCAGGTTTTGCAGGAGTACCAGTGTTGTTGATAACGTGCCTTATCAGATTAGTATTATATGTTTGAGCATTATCAGGCGTTGCAGCTATCTCCTTAGGAGACCCTTTGGAAGGCCAACCCGTCTCAGTGACCATGACCTTAATTGTTCTGAAGTTTAAGGCCATCAGTGCAAAGTAAATAGCATCAATCTGGGCATCAAACATGTTTGTGTAAAGCAAACCAGTGTTTGGATCAATGACTTCAGAGGATGCCTCAAAAAGGGCATAGTCTAAAGACACTTTACTCCGGGAATCACGGTAAGCATAATAAGGATATATATCAATCATAAAAGGTGACTGATTTTCAGCAAGAAATTCTAGCATTGGCTTCAGGAAATGTGCATGGCTGCTATTGAAAGCCCCAGCAGAAGGCGGGAAGGATCGGGACAAAACCCCAAGGGAATGGGTGCTGGAAACTTTAATCTTTTTGTGCAGCCCAAGTTTCTTGAGTGCTGTAAGCACATTGGTCATGGCAGGCACTACAAATGAAGATGCATTATTAGGACTCTCAGTGACTTCGGCGCCGACAGTTATGTATGTGATCTTTGTAGCCGGATAGTAAGGAAGGACGCTGTTTTTCAGCCAAGAGTCTGCATTAGATTGGAACTGAGACAATGACAGCAAATCTGAATTTGGAACCCCAATCATAAGCTCAATTCCAGTGTTTGCAAAGGCCTTCAGAACCTGTAAATTAGAATCATAAATCCTGacatatttgattttatgaaGTTGAACCAACTGTGCCACCTTGTCCGGTGTAGGGAGGTCATCAGCACTTCTTCCATAGCAGACCCCAACAAAACTCCCAGAGCAACAATCTGACACAGAATATTTCGTAacattaaactaaataaaaattatgcatTACAAAGAGGACTTATTCTTTGTGAGTAAAAAATGCCAGCTGTATCTGGAAGTCCAAAACACTCGGTCATTACATTTTTTcaaggacaaaacttagatgcagTTTCATATGTGTTTTTTGGTATTGTTCTCCGATCAGAATTGGAGTTCACCTCCATAATCTATATAATAAGGGTTTGCATTAAAGATCAATGCAATGGTATGACGAGGTGAAACTTGAACTGGAGAACAGCACAAAAAACACATAAGGAACTGTATCTAAGTCTTGTCTTTTTATAATCGAGACAACACAATGTGGGGTAAGATGTCACGTAAACCAAACTATGAGATAACAAGCGATCTATACACACGAGCTGTATCACAAATTGAAAAAGAAGCGCAAGCTCGGTTGAAAGGGTAGGATTTTGAAGAAGAACTCAATTAAAACGCATTTCAATGAAAACAAAGCATTTTCCATCCTCCCTCAAGTACAACGGTTGTTGGTTTATAAAGAAAGAAGGTTGTTCCACAAATTGCATGCATAATCATAAACCTAGTTTCTAATATAAGACAGACATAGAGTGAGGTatcaattagtatttttttatttaaaggacCAACATTGTTAGAAGCACAGTAGGAAAATGGAATGAAAAAAGAGATGCATAAGGAAAGGATTAGGAAGGTACGAACCAAGAAGCAAAAGGAAAAGTGAAGCCGCGGAGATGAGAGTGAAGCCAGTGGGCATTGCTGTGACTGTGAGTGAAGCGAAGCTACAAGTACTACTTActactttgttgttgttgagagaGTTGTGAAGTGAAACCTAACGTTCCAATGCTCAGAAAGTAACGGCTATTGTCTCTCTGTCTAGAGATTGGAGCTCGAGAGTGCCCAGGAGCTCCACtaatgcacatttttttttattcataaaatatatatatatgcagagAGGGACaccttaattataattataatattattatctatCTATAACTATTATTCCCTCCTTtctaataatattcttttaaaaaatttgtttcttaatattttttttataatttttaaatatattaattatttttttctatatataattatttaattattttatctctaaacattaataaaaaataattaagtgaataaaaagatgagaaaagaataattttaagataataatataattaattgacaTATTTAATGTGGTTGATTAAACTGAGttaaaaaaacttgaattaatTGTATAATGACAattatctcatttattatatgtatatatatttatttatttattattcccAATTTATCTTCAATTGTTTTTTCCATTACCATTTATATGGGGGAAAAAAGTATTACTACTCTTCAGATGTGGACAACAAGCATACTAAATTGTCTCACTATCATACCAACTCAATTGTTTAGGCATAAATTGTCTCATTTGCCACTagcttatataataataatagtattatgtttttataatatgatatatattgcattattttttattttttttatctttctcataATTATATTAGCTTACATAGTTTTAttgtaagaaataatttttcagttaattataaaaatatatattaaaaaccattataaaaaatattacatggaagaatatattgataatatttttaacatctgtaggcattctcattttctttagcttatttttaaatataattattcaagGTAGATGCTTTTTACACTTTGAAAAGGTATGTATATATCGAGCAAATGGATAAATGTGacgaagaaaagaaagattaataaaaatataggtAAATATAAAAGCtaagtataaaatttaaattgataattttttttacattccaAAACCAAACGAActgttatcattattattactgGTTGAAAGAACTGCGTCACTGTGCCTTCTGTCTTAATTGTATTGTTTTTAGTTATATGTAATATAATAACCGGCATGAAAagctattagaaaataataattgcaTGTGAttgtaagtaattttaaaattagtcaaaagataaattaagaataaaaaatgtatatacgaaatgagataattattattattaatagttatatattactacttttaataataattattattattttacaatacTCTATATATTgaataagttatttattttagaaataataatttttaatgtttgaatttattttaataatatttaatataataaaatattgtagtgatatataatcttatttataaaacctgtaaaatatttaagatattACTAAATTGTTTTCCTCCTTGTttcaaatgattatattttaaatttgtaaaaccttaattacaaatttttctattcttattttatgaaatcgtaatatttaaaaatagttaatactattgttcattatcattttaaataataaaaataagcataaaTACTTTAGAACgattttttggtgaattttagaatgaatttAAAGCACGTAAAGGAACAACTATTCTGAAAACAGAGAACTACTACTATTTGCTGGCGACAGAGAATTTAATATGTGACTGCAACACATCACAACACAATACAACGAGAAAGCGCCGGTCCTCAgttttattattcaattcaGTTTATACATCTTTCTCGATTCCGAAATTTCGTATGTTTGTCCTGCTTTTCTTTGTGATTTTCTTAAATGGTTTTTGTAGTcttatattactattattttactttaatactTGATGTTTGAAAATAGGCATTTATCAAAAAATAcagtatttaaaatatatatttattccgTGTGACAAATATTAACCAATGTTTTTAACAGAAAACATATTATACACttacattttaatataattttacattatcatttaatcataaatcattgtgttgaattttataataatcattttataaatcatactaaatatgaatttatgattaaataataatataaaattattttacaatatatcACGATTAAATcagtttaaaaaattcattaatgtgaatttattattaattgtaatgcttattattatcattattattattttattctctaatttttttaaaatcatttttagttcctaatttattttgaatagttttattttcttattttttttctttacttttagtCTTTTGTTAGGagactaaatataaaaataaggacGAAAAAAGTTAACAAACAAGCAAGgatgaaacaaaaaaagttaagaaatgTTAACTAGTAATCTATAGTCTATAGTATACAATACTATACATAcaataatttcttaaaagaatGTTGACACCTGTCATTTTccagaattataagcaattaattgttttttaattttaattttaaattaaaaaattatatatagttaatGAGTACCAATTCAAATGATGTAATTAgatcaaattaatgattaattacaattaatttataattatgatattcatataattttataatagacTAATATACTATAGTTACTAATTCTATGACgttcaaattaaatcaattaaaaattatggaaagaaaaaataaaaagaaatttattataCTCATTTTATAGATACCAATTATCTTGCTATCTAActtgatttttttgtgtgtgtaacaaaattatttgttgttatatatctaagactaaaatagtttAATGATTACTTGAAATATACccaaataacttttaaaacgaatttatgatattttaaaaatcataatctaCTAGATATATAatcaatcatatatataatgggtaataattattaataattaaaaatgtacgTTATACTTTATAAtccatgataaaaataaataaataaagaatttaattgtaaatgtttttaatatatatttaagaaaatatttattatttaaaatatttataataatattcatGTTTATAAATAATGTTTACCGGTACGTGAGAGGTCACAACAGCAATACAATGCAGCACCGCACCCTTTCAAAGATTTCTCTGTTATAAAATCAATCAATTGAACTCTGCACTTGCTTCTACCTTCGAGCAGAGCAAAGGGAAGAAACACAACCAAAATTTATCAGCTCCACtgctataaaaaaatacattttagttGGAATAGGTTAACAAACTAcatcatcaatatattttaaaaattttagtcaaatctcacatatatatatacagtgTCAAAGAATGAAAATAACTGAGAAATACAATAGAATGAAATAACTAATGGCccacatttgtttttatttcttttttcgcTTATTTCCTTGTACCACATacatttacttttaaatttcacatttatttctttaatttcttactATCCTAGCTATTTCATCTTCACGAAACAAACAACAAATGTGTGAAATAAGAAAGTAATATTGTATTGATCTaccgttaattttttttatatgcagttcataatttttttgattcaGTGATAAGTGTATAACTAatcttaaaaaagtaattaaatacattcatactcttttactttatatatttgtttattttaaaggaGTCTAAATCCAATCCACTCAGTTCATTTCAAAACATAATCGATGATATCTCATGCTATTTGAactataattatatgaacagtTTTTGGGTCGAACCGGCTATCTATCAATTGGAATTTAATCACTATATATGGTACTGGTTGGCAAcaggttttgaataaaaatagtgaATCTTATCCACCAGtccatatatacacatatagtTAATTTCCAGCAGAGGGGGAATAAAGCTTAGTGGTGCATTTCGATCCTGACCAATGAAGAAAACTATAAGATCGATAGCGAAATTCGTGAGTGtattatgtatgtatatatatacacacacacacgtacGTTGTAAGGATTTTGATGCCTGGTTTGCGTGGGAGGTTCTAGCTAGCTAGGAGAGGCAAGGGAACGAGAGTGGATCGAGTCAAGGGTTCATCCATTTGATCATTCCATGGACCTGAAACCATCATGGgattaaaatgagaaaaagggTCATAATCTAATCAGTGGTGGGCACATATAAAGATTCTGAAGAAACATCATCTTATTTCCCCCCCTAATTAAACAAGATATTGGGAGGCCTATCTGCCCTAGCTTGTCAGTGCCAATACAATACAATAACATCATGTGGTCGTCGTTTCATTGCCATTCAAATGTCACCACATCATTCTTGTACCCAAGTCAACCTTCTTATCCTCACACACTCACATATCTTTATTGTACGTACCAATCCAGCTCATTCTAAATAGGAAAGGTGTTTTTTAACAaacatttttataatcaaaatataacacAGAATCCCTTATAATAACAATTTGTTGGTAAGTGACATGTATGTATATAAATAGATGTGGATCATATatagagatttttttaaaataacagatCTTGCAATTAACAAAAGAAAGATATTTTTGTGATATCTAGTAAATATATAAGTTGGGATTAATTCTAACagctttaattctttttattgtaTCTAACAATTGTGAGATTTATCTATATTTATTCAACAATAATTAACGTATTAGTTATGAAGGTTATTACATTGTGAATACTAGTGATAACGTGATTTGATAGACAAAACTGCATGACTAATGCTTGAGGGACGGGGAAAACGTTCAACCAATTGGAATATGCCAATACAGCCCATGAGTTTTAAGGGTCGTAAAACACGTGGATTGAATAATTAGTTAGCTATGAGTAAAAAGAATTTTGGAGGTCAAGTAACAGCAGCATATGGCTGAGCtaccaaaaaagaagaagaagaatttgtcAATTCAAATATAGTTTTGTTTGAGACTAAAAAAGTAGAAGAAGTGATGTTTATCGTGAACACTTCACGCCAAAGGTCAATACATATTTCTATTTGTATgtagttttaaaaaagaaactaaatatGATGTTGTTGGTTGATATTTGAGAGTTGAGATGAAGGTTAAGCCAAAACAATGTTTAGTGGGATTCGGGCGTACCTTTTTTAATAAACAGGAAGGTGTTGTTTTCCTTCTACcggatcaatatattcattcttacaataaaatgatatttgtgTTGTTATTTTATATCAAGTTGAAATTAAACCTCAAATCTTAATTAAAGTATTCAAATACAAAACTACTtttatcaacaattttttatttttcaggagTACTTTTTACCAGGTAGCATTCGGTGCAtgacaaattaatataattattagctGTTATAGATCGATATTTGAAgcttacaattaattttattcatatatatttttaaggtcAAATTACTAATTTTGGTAATTATAGTTTcacaatttttatctttttagttcttatagtttgaaagtgatttttttaatcattaaaatttatattttaattcttttttagttcttatagtttaaaagtattttttttaatttttatagtttgtattttaattttattttaatttgaataatttttttagttcctatagtttgtattttaattaccttttaatccttattaaaaaaatataaaaataattaactgcaaattaattataaattatcaattatttttttattacaaattatctttcgataaattagttacgaattacttattaatatttttatagttaattataattgataatataatattactcatatattgatggtaaggactaaaaaaaatttaaatataagaatataagaattaaaattactaCTTTCAAACTACagactaaaatgaaattaaaatctaaattataaagaataaaaaatcactttcaaaaactataaagattaaaagagaattaaaatgtaaattataagaattaagaaaCTACTTTAACTAAAAggtataaatgataaaattatatgaattaaatgaataat
This genomic interval from Glycine max cultivar Williams 82 chromosome 5, Glycine_max_v4.0, whole genome shotgun sequence contains the following:
- the LOC100794295 gene encoding glucan endo-1,3-beta-glucosidase 13 encodes the protein MPTGFTLISAASLFLLLLDCCSGSFVGVCYGRSADDLPTPDKVAQLVQLHKIKYVRIYDSNLQVLKAFANTGIELMIGVPNSDLLSLSQFQSNADSWLKNSVLPYYPATKITYITVGAEVTESPNNASSFVVPAMTNVLTALKKLGLHKKIKVSSTHSLGVLSRSFPPSAGAFNSSHAHFLKPMLEFLAENQSPFMIDIYPYYAYRDSRSKVSLDYALFEASSEVIDPNTGLLYTNMFDAQIDAIYFALMALNFRTIKVMVTETGWPSKGSPKEIAATPDNAQTYNTNLIRHVINNTGTPAKPGEELDVYIFSLFNENRKPGMESERNWGLFYPDQTSVYSLDFTGRGAVDMTTEANITRSNGTTWCIASSKASQIDLQNAIDWACGPGNVDCTAIQPSQPCFEPDNLASHASFAFNSYYQQNGASDVACSFGGTGVTVDKDPSYDNCIYTRVGSNKTVTSNTTAISSTSSSSQNGNSSSIFTFLLVTCLFALMHIQRH